Proteins encoded within one genomic window of Corynebacterium aurimucosum:
- a CDS encoding LLM class flavin-dependent oxidoreductase — protein MTPRAALSILDFCTIYPGESPSQSMARSVELAQQAEALGFERMWYTEHHNMPSISSSAPAVLIAHIGAKTERIRLGSGGIMLPNHAPYVIAEQFGTLAELYPGRIDLGLGRAPGTDMKTLGRALRRDRNAAERFPEDVKELQGYLSGKSLIPGVKAIPGHGTNVPIYILGSSLFGASLAAKYGLPYAFASHFAPQHLEAATAYYRENYQPSEAHPEPYVIAGVNVTAGDDAEEEFEKVCFRRVKAFVSRGRQLSDDDVARIIDSPQGQQIISMLQYSAVGNVEHVREYLTDFQKLAQADELMISLQSTSHKAALGNMANLAQAWQM, from the coding sequence ATGACGCCCCGCGCCGCCCTATCCATCCTCGATTTCTGCACCATCTACCCGGGGGAATCTCCTTCCCAGTCCATGGCCAGGTCGGTCGAGCTGGCGCAACAAGCGGAGGCCTTGGGCTTTGAGCGCATGTGGTACACCGAGCACCACAACATGCCCTCTATTTCCTCCTCCGCCCCGGCGGTTCTCATCGCCCACATTGGCGCGAAGACCGAGCGCATCCGATTGGGCTCCGGCGGCATCATGCTGCCGAACCACGCGCCTTATGTCATCGCTGAACAATTCGGCACCCTCGCCGAGCTCTACCCCGGCCGCATCGACTTGGGCCTGGGCCGCGCACCCGGCACCGATATGAAGACCTTGGGCCGCGCCCTGCGCCGCGATAGAAACGCCGCCGAGCGCTTCCCCGAGGACGTCAAGGAGTTGCAGGGCTACCTTTCCGGCAAATCTCTCATCCCCGGCGTGAAGGCCATCCCCGGCCACGGCACCAACGTGCCGATCTACATCCTGGGGTCCTCGCTCTTCGGCGCCTCCCTGGCCGCCAAATATGGCCTGCCTTATGCCTTCGCCTCGCACTTCGCCCCGCAGCATCTGGAAGCCGCCACGGCTTATTACCGCGAGAATTACCAGCCTTCCGAGGCCCACCCCGAGCCCTATGTCATCGCCGGCGTCAACGTCACCGCGGGGGATGACGCCGAGGAGGAATTCGAAAAGGTCTGCTTCCGCCGCGTGAAGGCTTTCGTCAGCCGCGGCAGGCAGCTCAGCGACGACGACGTCGCCCGCATCATCGACTCCCCTCAGGGCCAGCAGATCATCAGCATGCTGCAGTACTCCGCCGTTGGAAATGTAGAGCACGTGCGCGAGTACCTCACCGACTTCCAGAAGTTGGCTCAGGCGGATGAGCTCATGATCTCCCTGCAATCCACAAGCCACAAGGCAGCGTTGGGTAATATGGCAAACCTGGCACAAGCGTGGCAGATGTAG
- a CDS encoding GntR family transcriptional regulator — MALRRTQQHSMIADYLRNLIRSKKLSPGDFLPSEAELCEQFSSSRGPVRQAVAALRSEGLISSGRGRRSVVLGRFTSESFDSIYSVTHWLRERGFEPGASTLWLGRSSSRGPVRQAVAALRSEGLISSGRGRRSVVLGRFTSESFDSIYSVTHWLRERGFEPGASTLWLGRCPASEQEAEFLRVETGSPVIFVHRVRSANGMPIAIERMFFPLDVGSHILNFDADNESVHDHLRKQGVDFDNVNRELSLASASEEDARSLNVEPGTPLWRLHLDISDHSGHPVECTEILYLGDRLTLGMTSVRGSTSPLEVKLSEG, encoded by the coding sequence GTGGCCCTTCGCCGTACACAACAACACAGCATGATCGCTGATTACCTGCGCAACCTCATTCGCAGCAAGAAACTTTCTCCTGGTGATTTCCTGCCCAGCGAGGCCGAGCTCTGCGAGCAATTCTCCTCCTCCCGCGGCCCCGTGCGCCAAGCCGTCGCGGCACTGCGCTCGGAAGGCCTCATCTCCTCCGGCCGCGGCCGCCGCTCTGTCGTCCTCGGCCGTTTTACCTCGGAGTCCTTCGACTCCATTTATTCCGTGACGCACTGGCTGCGCGAGCGCGGCTTCGAGCCCGGCGCGTCCACCTTGTGGCTGGGGCGCTCCTCCTCCCGCGGCCCCGTGCGCCAAGCCGTCGCGGCACTGCGCTCGGAAGGCCTCATCTCCTCCGGCCGCGGCCGCCGCTCTGTCGTCCTCGGCCGTTTTACCTCGGAGTCCTTCGACTCCATTTATTCCGTGACGCACTGGCTGCGCGAGCGCGGCTTCGAGCCCGGCGCGTCCACCTTGTGGCTGGGGCGCTGCCCTGCTTCCGAGCAGGAAGCCGAGTTCTTGCGGGTAGAGACAGGTTCCCCCGTAATCTTTGTGCACCGAGTGCGCAGCGCCAACGGCATGCCCATCGCCATCGAGCGCATGTTCTTCCCACTGGACGTGGGCAGCCACATCCTCAACTTCGATGCCGACAACGAGTCTGTCCACGATCACCTACGTAAGCAGGGCGTGGACTTCGACAACGTCAATCGCGAGCTCTCCCTCGCGTCCGCCAGCGAGGAAGATGCGCGCTCCCTTAATGTCGAGCCCGGCACCCCGCTGTGGCGCCTGCACTTGGACATCTCAGATCACTCTGGTCATCCCGTCGAGTGCACCGAAATCCTGTACCTCGGGGACCGCCTGACGCTGGGCATGACGAGCGTGCGCGGAAGCACCTCCCCGCTCGAGGTCAAGTTGTCGGAAGGATGA
- a CDS encoding ABC transporter substrate-binding protein — protein sequence MRAWIGALGLVVGASLSACSAGSTAVVDSDSSALTLATTTPATSLDFTTVGGAAIPAALMSNVYETLVRISPEGEIVPGLAESWEVESTRYTFHLREASFSNGEAFTAHTAAWSINAVKTEWTNGISAQMDVVESATAVDDHTLLVTLKRPSAGWLWSMGTAIGAMRTPTEAVGTGPFAVAGFSPNEYIALRARPDYWGTPAKEDITIRYFPDSLTAVNALRSGGVDAVWGVQNPELLDTLDDSIETAVGTTNGEVLLSMNNQAAPFDDPLVRRAVAYGIDRRAANEILWEGRAQDTGGSPVPPTDPWFSGKDYYPFEPARARALMEEAGAVGTPLTLTVPSLPYAQTLSEFLYSQLEEMGFEVTLETAEFPAVWLSQVMGAKDYQMSLVAHVEPRDIPTIFGNPDYYLGYDSPQARTLLEQDDMTGAVDQIMEDMPALTLMNMPNIVLYREGLIGLQPNQITDAIELRGVR from the coding sequence ATGAGAGCCTGGATTGGTGCGCTGGGGCTGGTCGTGGGGGCGTCGTTAAGCGCGTGTTCTGCCGGCTCCACGGCAGTGGTTGATTCTGACTCCTCTGCGCTGACGCTGGCCACCACGACGCCGGCGACCTCCCTGGATTTCACCACCGTCGGCGGCGCCGCCATCCCGGCAGCACTCATGAGCAACGTCTACGAGACCCTGGTGCGCATCTCCCCGGAGGGAGAGATTGTCCCCGGGCTCGCCGAATCCTGGGAGGTCGAGTCCACACGCTATACCTTCCACCTGCGTGAGGCTTCCTTCTCCAACGGCGAGGCTTTCACCGCGCACACCGCCGCGTGGTCCATCAACGCGGTGAAGACGGAGTGGACGAACGGCATTAGCGCCCAGATGGACGTGGTGGAATCCGCCACGGCTGTCGACGATCACACGCTCCTCGTCACCCTTAAACGGCCCTCCGCCGGGTGGTTATGGTCCATGGGCACCGCCATCGGTGCTATGCGCACTCCCACCGAAGCGGTGGGCACCGGCCCCTTTGCCGTCGCGGGCTTCTCCCCCAACGAATACATCGCGCTGCGCGCCCGCCCAGACTACTGGGGGACCCCGGCGAAGGAAGACATCACCATCCGCTACTTCCCGGATTCGCTGACCGCGGTCAACGCCCTGCGCTCCGGCGGGGTTGATGCGGTGTGGGGCGTGCAGAACCCGGAGCTGCTCGACACGCTCGATGACTCCATCGAGACCGCCGTGGGCACCACGAACGGCGAGGTGTTGCTGTCCATGAATAACCAAGCAGCACCTTTCGACGACCCCCTCGTGCGCCGCGCCGTGGCCTATGGCATCGACCGCCGGGCCGCCAACGAGATCCTCTGGGAAGGCCGCGCGCAGGATACCGGTGGCTCACCCGTCCCGCCGACTGATCCCTGGTTTAGTGGGAAGGACTACTACCCCTTTGAACCGGCGCGCGCCCGCGCGCTGATGGAGGAGGCCGGCGCGGTGGGCACGCCGCTCACACTCACGGTACCGAGCCTGCCCTATGCGCAAACACTCTCCGAGTTCCTCTACTCCCAGCTGGAGGAGATGGGCTTTGAGGTCACGCTGGAAACTGCCGAGTTCCCCGCCGTGTGGCTGAGCCAAGTTATGGGCGCGAAAGACTATCAGATGTCGCTCGTCGCGCACGTCGAGCCGCGCGATATCCCCACCATCTTTGGCAACCCGGACTATTACCTCGGCTATGATTCGCCGCAGGCCCGCACGCTGTTGGAGCAGGATGACATGACGGGTGCGGTCGACCAGATCATGGAGGACATGCCCGCTCTGACGCTGATGAATATGCCCAATATCGTGCTCTACCGCGAGGGCCTGATCGGCCTGCAGCCGAACCAAATCACCGATGCCATTGAGTTGCGGGGCGTGCGATGA
- a CDS encoding ABC transporter permease, protein MRILRFLGTMWAASIIIFLLMRAVPGNPARVALGVNATDEAVEKLTHSMGLDRPLLVQYLEWMKGLLTGNFGISLSSQQDITPLVIDRAQVTLLLIGLAIVLALAGAIPMGILLARFRLPVLNAATQLGIAVPSFLVGILLVAVFSVHLGWLPANGWQLPREGLSHLVLPVISLALVQGAMLTRYVRATLREEMDKDYIRTARSLGESRTGALVRHGLRNAALPVLTVTGVQLSTLVVGAVVIENVFVIPGLGSLLLDAVSTRDLTTVQTLIMVFVTFTLTVNLLTDLAYRVIDPRLKEAR, encoded by the coding sequence ATGAGAATACTGCGCTTCCTCGGCACCATGTGGGCTGCCTCCATCATCATTTTCCTGCTCATGCGGGCCGTGCCCGGCAACCCGGCGCGCGTGGCTTTGGGCGTCAACGCCACCGATGAGGCCGTGGAAAAGCTAACGCACTCCATGGGCTTGGACCGCCCGCTTCTCGTCCAATACCTAGAGTGGATGAAAGGGCTGTTGACCGGCAACTTCGGCATCTCCCTGTCCTCGCAGCAGGACATCACTCCGCTGGTGATTGACCGCGCGCAGGTTACGCTGTTGCTCATCGGGCTGGCCATTGTCCTCGCCCTAGCCGGGGCTATTCCCATGGGCATCCTGCTCGCCCGCTTTCGCCTCCCTGTGCTCAATGCGGCCACGCAGCTGGGCATCGCGGTGCCCAGCTTCTTAGTCGGTATCCTGCTGGTCGCGGTCTTCTCCGTGCACCTGGGTTGGCTGCCGGCGAATGGCTGGCAGCTGCCGCGCGAGGGTTTAAGCCACCTCGTCCTGCCGGTCATCTCGTTAGCACTGGTGCAAGGCGCCATGCTCACGCGCTACGTGCGCGCCACCCTCCGCGAGGAGATGGACAAGGACTATATCCGCACCGCCCGCTCCCTGGGTGAATCCCGCACCGGGGCGCTGGTCCGCCACGGCCTGCGCAATGCCGCTTTGCCGGTGCTCACTGTCACCGGCGTGCAGTTAAGCACCTTGGTGGTGGGCGCGGTGGTCATCGAGAATGTCTTCGTCATCCCGGGTCTGGGCTCGCTGCTTCTCGACGCCGTCTCCACCCGCGACCTCACCACCGTCCAGACCCTCATCATGGTTTTCGTGACTTTCACGCTGACCGTCAACCTGCTCACGGACCTGGCCTACCGGGTCATCGATCCGCGGCTGAAGGAGGCGCGATGA
- a CDS encoding ABC transporter permease has translation MKPGYILVGLTVLFALVSLVWTPYDPNLISPDRLAGPSLEHLMGTDRFGRDTFSRILAGAQITVLVGVVAVAIAALIGVPLGIIAGMRGGGFIMAATDLLLAFPALLLAIVAGAVWGSSTLTATIAIGIAGIPSFIRVTRSGTLQIMTQDYIAAARISRVPPALIAWRHVLPNLGGIVAIQASVYFALAVLAEAGLSYLGLGTAPPTASWGRMLHDAQPLLATHPLQALWPGLAIAGTVLGFNLLGSHADRH, from the coding sequence ATGAAGCCCGGCTATATTCTGGTGGGCCTGACTGTCCTATTCGCCCTGGTCTCTCTGGTGTGGACGCCCTATGACCCGAACCTCATCTCCCCCGACCGCCTGGCCGGCCCCAGCCTGGAGCACCTCATGGGCACCGACCGCTTCGGGCGCGATACCTTCTCCCGCATCCTCGCCGGTGCCCAGATCACCGTGCTGGTGGGAGTGGTAGCGGTGGCCATCGCTGCGCTCATCGGGGTGCCACTCGGCATCATCGCCGGGATGCGCGGTGGTGGCTTCATCATGGCGGCCACCGACCTGCTACTCGCCTTCCCGGCGCTGCTGCTGGCCATCGTCGCCGGCGCGGTGTGGGGCTCGTCGACGCTCACGGCGACCATCGCCATCGGCATCGCCGGCATCCCTTCCTTCATCCGGGTCACGCGCTCCGGCACGCTGCAGATTATGACGCAGGACTATATCGCGGCCGCCCGCATCTCACGCGTGCCGCCGGCGCTCATCGCGTGGCGCCACGTCCTACCCAACCTCGGCGGCATCGTGGCTATCCAGGCCTCCGTCTACTTTGCGCTGGCCGTCCTCGCCGAGGCTGGCCTGTCCTACCTCGGCCTGGGCACCGCCCCGCCGACCGCCTCGTGGGGACGCATGCTGCACGACGCCCAGCCCCTCCTGGCCACCCACCCCCTCCAGGCGCTGTGGCCAGGGCTGGCCATCGCCGGCACCGTCCTCGGATTCAACCTGCTAGGAAGCCATGCTGACCGTCACTGA
- a CDS encoding ABC transporter ATP-binding protein → MLTVTDLRVGPVGPISLSIAPGERVGLIGDSGSGKSLTALAIMGLLPDHLQATGSIRFNGQELLSMRDRDLRKLPLAMVFQEPMTALDPLMKVPGFNRFPHQLSGGQRQRALIEMAMARHPKLLICDEPTTALDPFTQEEILSTIVDAADSEDTALLFISHDRDVVKRVCDRVVRIGELTAPDLTPPPMPTLGEPVIELKNVTKTYRGVTALDDVSLAVREGERLGIVGGSGSGKSTLLKLLTGLAEPTSGTVAVKKRVHMVFQDPKGSLNPRMPIWKIVAEGGGTREEAEAVLREVGIEGFERYPRDFSGGQRQRISLARAVVGKPEILLADEAVSALDATSRAQVLELLQHVTKDMTLVFVSHDIDVVRHLCPTVAVLQDGRLVDRGETSKVFSRYGTPTAATS, encoded by the coding sequence ATGCTGACCGTCACTGATCTGCGCGTGGGCCCTGTCGGCCCCATCTCCTTATCCATTGCACCCGGCGAACGCGTCGGCCTCATCGGCGATTCCGGCAGCGGCAAGTCCCTCACCGCCCTAGCCATCATGGGGCTGTTGCCCGACCACCTGCAGGCCACCGGATCCATCCGCTTCAACGGCCAGGAGCTGCTGAGCATGCGCGACCGTGACCTGCGCAAGCTGCCGCTGGCCATGGTCTTCCAAGAACCCATGACCGCGCTCGACCCGTTGATGAAGGTCCCCGGCTTCAACCGCTTCCCGCACCAGCTCTCCGGCGGGCAACGCCAGCGCGCGCTCATTGAGATGGCCATGGCCCGCCATCCCAAGCTCCTCATCTGCGATGAGCCAACCACCGCCCTGGATCCCTTCACCCAGGAGGAAATCCTCTCCACCATCGTGGATGCCGCGGACAGCGAAGACACAGCGCTGCTGTTTATTAGTCATGACCGGGACGTCGTCAAGCGCGTGTGCGACCGCGTCGTGCGCATCGGTGAGCTCACCGCTCCCGACCTCACCCCGCCGCCCATGCCCACCCTGGGCGAGCCCGTCATCGAGCTCAAGAACGTGACCAAGACCTACCGCGGGGTGACCGCGCTGGACGACGTCTCCCTCGCCGTCCGCGAGGGCGAGCGCCTCGGCATCGTCGGCGGTTCCGGCTCCGGCAAATCCACGCTGCTCAAGCTGCTCACGGGGCTAGCGGAGCCGACCTCGGGGACGGTGGCGGTGAAGAAGCGTGTGCACATGGTCTTCCAAGACCCTAAGGGCTCGCTCAACCCGCGCATGCCTATCTGGAAGATCGTGGCCGAGGGCGGCGGGACGCGCGAAGAAGCCGAGGCGGTGCTGCGGGAGGTCGGCATCGAGGGCTTCGAGCGCTATCCCCGGGACTTCTCCGGCGGGCAGCGCCAACGCATTTCGCTGGCGCGCGCCGTGGTGGGCAAGCCGGAGATTCTGCTGGCGGACGAGGCCGTCTCGGCGCTGGACGCCACTTCGCGGGCCCAGGTCCTCGAGTTGCTACAGCACGTGACGAAGGACATGACGCTGGTCTTCGTCTCCCACGACATCGACGTCGTGCGCCACTTATGCCCCACGGTGGCGGTCCTGCAGGACGGCCGGCTCGTGGATCGCGGCGAAACGAGTAAGGTGTTCTCCCGATATGGAACACCCACTGCCGCAACGTCCTAA
- a CDS encoding FUSC family protein: MEHPLPQRPNALQLFTAFNTSARRWPGALRAALAIIIPGGIAVATGHPDAVLLISAGAFSVIYGEGHPYRTRRRVILTAGGLLTLAATAGSLVGVHGLALSAVFTVALATIGAFVQNALRLPPPGSFFIVMVAGGSTMLRGVSPWEVAAWSLAGVLASYVLGMLPRFRDPHGPETRAVAALEKAADAFVNSDSDFLARHHQAQSAISTAWQTLADAGVIRGGRIRHPAQAELVHRALAAQQRIVAHHKQVGGNSDELSDSPTYVDPDRTSIPHTKPTMRYRFYRAAVGNSHGVVTAEKIALGGLATAFIGMALGLNRPDWGAVSVLLLLQWGPDRVPGTIRGVQRMLGSVLGVCVFALIASFSPHGWGLVLALAFCQFCAEILVVKNYALCVIFSTPLALLMGNSSEHMAHTIGSRMAEIGLSVVVAMLFLWLWKPRAQLTNHYRLQTRCFEAMAALLGALLIKTPEEALAQRRDLHYELLSERRSIQSLATNHSDISEFWERHTALQPAGYFLLDFCVVNPLSQPSRAELDTLIAKITAAEMRS, encoded by the coding sequence ATGGAACACCCACTGCCGCAACGTCCTAATGCACTTCAGCTCTTTACCGCCTTTAACACCTCCGCGCGCCGCTGGCCCGGTGCCCTGCGCGCGGCGTTGGCGATCATTATCCCCGGCGGGATCGCTGTAGCGACGGGCCACCCGGATGCGGTACTGCTCATTTCGGCGGGCGCGTTCTCCGTCATTTATGGCGAGGGGCACCCCTACCGCACGCGACGCCGCGTGATCCTCACCGCTGGCGGACTGCTCACGCTGGCGGCCACGGCCGGTTCCCTCGTCGGCGTGCATGGGCTGGCGCTGTCCGCGGTGTTTACGGTGGCTCTAGCAACCATCGGCGCGTTCGTGCAGAATGCGCTGCGGCTGCCGCCGCCGGGTTCCTTCTTCATCGTGATGGTGGCCGGTGGTTCCACGATGCTGCGTGGGGTCTCGCCGTGGGAGGTGGCCGCGTGGAGCCTGGCCGGCGTGTTGGCCAGCTACGTGCTGGGCATGCTGCCGCGTTTCCGGGATCCGCACGGTCCGGAGACCCGCGCGGTGGCCGCGCTGGAGAAGGCCGCCGATGCCTTCGTGAACTCCGATAGCGATTTCCTGGCTCGCCACCACCAGGCGCAGTCCGCCATTTCCACGGCGTGGCAAACGCTTGCCGACGCCGGCGTCATCCGCGGCGGCCGCATCCGCCACCCCGCCCAGGCGGAGCTGGTGCACCGCGCGCTAGCCGCGCAGCAGCGCATCGTGGCTCACCACAAGCAGGTCGGCGGCAACTCGGATGAGCTCTCTGATTCCCCCACCTACGTGGACCCGGACCGCACCAGCATCCCACACACCAAGCCGACGATGCGCTACCGCTTCTACCGCGCCGCGGTGGGCAATTCCCACGGGGTGGTGACAGCGGAAAAGATCGCGCTTGGTGGCCTGGCCACCGCGTTCATTGGCATGGCGCTGGGGCTCAACCGGCCGGACTGGGGCGCGGTCTCGGTGCTCCTGCTCTTGCAGTGGGGGCCGGACCGGGTTCCGGGAACGATTCGCGGTGTGCAACGTATGCTGGGCTCCGTCTTAGGCGTGTGTGTCTTTGCGCTCATTGCCTCTTTCAGCCCGCACGGCTGGGGGTTGGTGCTCGCGTTGGCCTTCTGCCAGTTCTGCGCGGAGATTCTGGTGGTGAAGAACTACGCGCTATGCGTCATCTTCTCCACTCCCCTGGCACTGCTGATGGGCAATTCTTCGGAGCACATGGCCCACACCATCGGCTCGCGTATGGCGGAGATTGGGCTCTCCGTGGTCGTGGCGATGCTCTTCTTGTGGCTGTGGAAGCCGCGCGCCCAGCTGACCAACCACTACCGCCTGCAAACGCGCTGTTTCGAGGCGATGGCCGCCCTGCTCGGCGCACTACTCATCAAGACCCCCGAGGAAGCGCTGGCACAGCGGCGCGACCTGCACTACGAGTTGCTTTCGGAACGGCGCAGCATCCAGTCGCTGGCGACCAATCACTCCGATATCAGCGAGTTCTGGGAGCGCCACACCGCCTTGCAACCGGCCGGATACTTCCTCTTAGATTTCTGCGTGGTCAATCCGCTGTCGCAGCCCAGCCGCGCGGAGCTGGACACGCTCATCGCGAAAATCACCGCAGCGGAAATGCGGTCCTAA